The sequence ACAGGGTAACCTTATGCTGACTGTGGTTTACCACAGTCGTGACAACCACAATTGAATGCACATGCTTACTGGTCAACAATCATCCATACACTCAACAGCTTTGGAGATTGTAATGCGCACTTTACTAGCAGCCATTCTGGCACTTACTGTCACTTCTTCCTTCGCGGCCGAAGCGCCGATCGTGATCAAGTTCAGCCACGTTGTTGCCGTCGATACCCCCAAGGGCAAAGCTGCTGAGTACTTTAAAAAAATCACCGAAGAGCGCACCAAGGGCCGGGTTAAGGTAGAAGTTTATCCAAACAGCCAGCTTTACAAAGACAAAGAAGAAATGGAAGCGCTGCAATTGGGCGCAGTACAAATGCTGGCCCCTAGTCTTGCCAAATTTGGCCCTCTGGGAGTGAAAGAATTCGAGATCTTCGATCTGCCCTATATTTTCGATAGCTATGCCGAAGTAGAAAAAGTAATGAAAGGCCCGATTGGTGCCAAGCTATTTACCAAGCTGGAAAGCAAAGGCATTAAGGCGCTGGGCTTCTGGGAAAACGGCTTTAAAAACTTCTCCAGCAACAAACCCATCCGCACCCCGGACGATCTGCGCGGCATGAAAGTACGGATTCAATCTTCGAAAGTACTGGACGAAGAAATGCGTGCCGTGGGTGCCCTGCCACAGGTTATGGCCTTTTCCGAGGTTTACCAGGCCCTGCAAACCGGCGTAGTAGACGGCACCGAGCTGGAACCATCCAATCTCTACACCAGCAAAGCCTTTGAAGTGCAAAAACACCTGGCACTGACCAACCACGGCTTCCTTGGCTATGCAGTGATCGTCAACAAAACCTTCTGGGAAGGCCTGCCTGCCGATATTCGTGCCACGCTGACCACCGCCATGAATGAATCATCGGTCTACGCCAACCAGATCGCCAAGCAAGAAACCGATAAAGCATTAACAGCCATCAAGGCCAGTGGCAAAACCACCATCTACACCCCAACTGCCGCCGAGCGCGCTGCTTTTCGCAAAGCCCTCATCCCCGTCCACCAAAAAATGGCCTCCCGCTTCGGACAAGATTTGCTGAGCGAGATTTACAAAGAAACCGCTTTTAAACCGGTTGAGTAAAGATTTAAGGGGGTATGCAGCGTGGGTATTAAACCTTGCCCGCCCTACAACTTCTGCTTCGGGCGGGCACTAATCAATTTGATTTTTCATTAGTAAACAACGAGATAACGCAATGACCACGCTCACGGCATAGGGCTTAAATCACCCCTTGAAGCACGCCGAAGCGAGGAATAATCGGATCGGGGTTTCGGAAAAGGGGTAGCGAGGCAGCGAGCGAGCAGCCTTTTTCGCCGAGCCGATTATCCGCAGTGAGGGGCTTTCGTGCTGGTCGGGGCGGCCTTCTTTGCTTACTTTCTTGGCCGTTCAAGAAAGTGAGTCCCACGCGGGGGATTCCCGCACCTAAATCAAGGTGCCGAAGGCACTAAACAGATCCTTTGAATTTACTTAACG comes from Iodobacter ciconiae and encodes:
- a CDS encoding TRAP transporter substrate-binding protein, with translation MRTLLAAILALTVTSSFAAEAPIVIKFSHVVAVDTPKGKAAEYFKKITEERTKGRVKVEVYPNSQLYKDKEEMEALQLGAVQMLAPSLAKFGPLGVKEFEIFDLPYIFDSYAEVEKVMKGPIGAKLFTKLESKGIKALGFWENGFKNFSSNKPIRTPDDLRGMKVRIQSSKVLDEEMRAVGALPQVMAFSEVYQALQTGVVDGTELEPSNLYTSKAFEVQKHLALTNHGFLGYAVIVNKTFWEGLPADIRATLTTAMNESSVYANQIAKQETDKALTAIKASGKTTIYTPTAAERAAFRKALIPVHQKMASRFGQDLLSEIYKETAFKPVE